One genomic segment of Clavibacter sepedonicus includes these proteins:
- a CDS encoding DUF6283 family protein, producing MMVALADPDVRPGALVNDEESGSVPRPTPCATCPYRQNVPSGLWAAEEYEKLPRYDRDITAQPQAVFMCHQQEGHVCAGWLGHRDPRDLLAVRMGIITGELDPVCADYATDVPLFPSGAAAAAHGARDLAAPGPRAQDAIDKLTTIADRTGASGSSPGHTGTMTQIDHRETRHEEAPS from the coding sequence ATGATGGTCGCTCTCGCCGACCCGGACGTCCGACCCGGCGCGCTCGTGAACGACGAGGAGAGCGGATCCGTGCCGCGGCCGACACCGTGCGCGACCTGCCCCTACCGGCAGAACGTCCCCTCCGGGCTCTGGGCCGCTGAGGAATACGAGAAGCTCCCCCGCTACGACCGCGACATCACCGCCCAGCCTCAGGCCGTGTTCATGTGCCACCAGCAGGAGGGCCACGTGTGCGCCGGCTGGCTCGGCCACCGCGACCCACGAGATCTCCTCGCCGTCCGGATGGGCATCATCACCGGCGAGCTGGATCCGGTGTGCGCGGACTATGCCACCGACGTGCCCCTGTTCCCCTCCGGCGCCGCCGCCGCAGCGCACGGCGCCCGCGACCTGGCCGCACCCGGCCCACGCGCACAGGACGCCATCGACAAGCTCACCACCATCGCCGACCGAACTGGGGCCAGCGGCTCGAGTCCCGGGCACACCGGCACCATGACCCAGATCGACCACCGCGAAACGAGACATGAGGAGGCTCCATCATGA